In Holophagales bacterium, one DNA window encodes the following:
- a CDS encoding DUF2127 domain-containing protein, translated as MTTPPLARPLRPRAASWRRVSPIRLIAWIEAAKGLVVLLTATGLVSLLHQDLYAVASALLEHAHLDPAARYPQIFLDAASRLQDSHLVLLAVGAFAYSAVRFVEAYGLYFERAWAEVLAAASGLVYVPFELFALVRKATWHGALFLLINLAVVAIMVRALLARRRAHANAHSDAVAGTDANAG; from the coding sequence ATGACGACGCCGCCTCTCGCTCGACCTCTCCGTCCCCGGGCGGCGTCCTGGCGACGGGTGAGTCCGATCCGCCTGATCGCCTGGATCGAGGCGGCGAAGGGTCTGGTCGTTCTGCTCACCGCCACCGGTCTGGTCTCGCTCCTGCACCAGGATCTCTACGCGGTCGCCTCGGCCCTGCTCGAGCACGCGCACCTCGACCCGGCCGCGCGCTATCCGCAGATCTTCCTCGACGCTGCCTCACGGCTTCAGGACTCGCACCTCGTCCTTCTGGCGGTCGGCGCCTTCGCCTACTCGGCCGTGCGCTTCGTCGAGGCGTACGGCCTCTATTTCGAGCGCGCCTGGGCCGAGGTGCTGGCGGCGGCGAGCGGCCTCGTCTACGTCCCGTTCGAGCTCTTCGCGCTGGTGCGCAAGGCGACGTGGCACGGAGCCCTCTTCCTGCTGATCAACCTCGCCGTCGTCGCGATCATGGTCCGCGCCCTGCTCGCCCGGCGCCGCGCCCACGCCAACGCCCACTCAGACGCAGTCGCAGGCACAGACGCGAACGCAGGCTGA
- a CDS encoding metallophosphoesterase family protein translates to MLLALTTLRSSIAAVRPPSVARLTVLACCLGLATNAGAQVGSEVTRGPYLQRASPTSIIVRWRTASASDAVVALGDSPGTLVSVATLPGATTEHRVALSGLLPDHLYYYSIGSSTGVLAGGDAAHAFRNAPGAGSTRSLRLWAFGDGGLPTEQALAVRDAYLADPGNESTDAWLLLGDNGYTTGTDAELQAGLFTPFAAPLARTALWPVLGNHDAVSSDSATQTGPFFDSFSLPRLGESGGVPSGTEAYYAFDLGEAHFVALDTADSDLTPGGAMLTWLIADLTRNTKPWVVAFFHHPPYTKGSHDSDNPADSEGRMIAVRTQVLPILECFGVALVLSGHSHAYERSFLLAGHFGDSTTFSPTMMLDAGDGDPSGDGAYLRARRASGGTVYAVAGAVAFGGSGPLDHPAMARSLPNAGSLVLDITGNQLLARYLDVTGIERDHFAIVHDEVFFEGFEGGTVTEWTLNP, encoded by the coding sequence GTGCTCCTGGCGCTGACCACCCTTCGTTCCTCGATCGCTGCGGTGCGACCCCCGTCGGTCGCGCGCCTCACGGTGCTCGCGTGCTGCCTCGGGCTGGCAACCAACGCCGGTGCTCAGGTCGGGAGCGAGGTGACGCGCGGCCCCTATCTCCAACGCGCCTCGCCGACCTCGATCATCGTGCGCTGGCGCACGGCGAGCGCGAGCGACGCCGTCGTCGCGCTCGGCGACTCCCCCGGCACGCTCGTCTCCGTCGCCACGCTTCCCGGCGCGACGACCGAGCATCGCGTCGCGCTCTCCGGCCTGCTCCCCGACCACCTCTACTACTACTCGATCGGCTCGAGCACCGGCGTGCTCGCCGGCGGCGACGCCGCACACGCCTTCCGCAACGCGCCGGGTGCGGGATCGACGCGTTCGCTGCGCCTCTGGGCCTTCGGTGACGGCGGACTGCCGACCGAGCAGGCGCTCGCCGTGCGCGACGCCTATCTCGCCGACCCCGGCAACGAGTCGACCGACGCCTGGCTGCTGCTCGGCGACAACGGCTACACGACCGGCACCGACGCCGAGCTGCAGGCGGGACTCTTCACCCCGTTCGCCGCGCCGCTGGCGCGGACCGCCCTCTGGCCCGTGCTCGGCAACCACGACGCGGTCTCCTCCGACTCGGCGACGCAGACCGGCCCGTTCTTCGACAGCTTCTCGCTCCCCCGCCTCGGCGAATCGGGCGGCGTGCCGAGCGGCACCGAGGCGTACTACGCGTTCGATCTCGGGGAGGCGCACTTCGTCGCGCTCGACACCGCCGACAGCGACCTCACGCCGGGCGGCGCGATGCTCACCTGGCTCATCGCCGATCTGACCCGCAACACCAAGCCGTGGGTCGTCGCCTTCTTCCACCACCCGCCGTACACCAAGGGCAGCCACGACTCGGACAACCCGGCCGACTCCGAAGGGCGGATGATCGCGGTGCGCACGCAGGTGCTACCGATCCTCGAATGCTTCGGCGTCGCCCTCGTGCTCTCCGGTCACAGCCACGCCTACGAGCGCTCGTTCCTGCTCGCCGGCCACTTCGGCGACTCGACGACCTTCTCGCCGACGATGATGCTCGACGCCGGAGACGGCGACCCTTCAGGAGACGGCGCCTACCTCCGCGCTCGCCGCGCCAGCGGCGGCACCGTCTACGCCGTCGCCGGCGCCGTCGCCTTCGGCGGCAGCGGCCCCCTCGACCACCCCGCCATGGCCCGCAGCCTCCCCAACGCCGGCTCCCTCGTCCTCGACATCACCGGCAACCAACTCCTCGCCCGCTACCTCGACGTCACCGGGATCGAACGCGACCACTTCGCGATCGTGCACGACGAGGTGTTCTTCGAAGGGTTCGAGGGTGGAACAGTGACGGAATGGACGCTCAACCCCTGA
- a CDS encoding DUF11 domain-containing protein encodes MNRPSPRRSVSYLTLAIPIALALALLGGASVQGQILPNEEPIASAQPEQSLMENPNPLGRIEKPEPSRWRLPEVAIACAGGGGPWSSASTWSPSSVPTSADSVTVTSGCSVTIDSAASALSVTVQSGGLLEFDSTTARTLTVAQTVTIDVGGTFQTASTGAITSHQLSIGGDLVNNGTLDFSTNGNTAGAGIAFTGAGNSTFGGAGATTDIRALTINKGTSFANILELNPSTFSVQGTTSDGAPMAFLTLTNGTFKVSGTFTLAGRVFTATAYTIPTTGGIWLNNPNFTVSGQTASPTNNGLLRLSNGTYNVGTASGNSMGAGTGAFFIIEGGTLNVAGRLNSGNTFITYTQSGGTVNVSTVGNAATTPSFGFTGGTGVVTNFSGGAINLVQASTNGTPVDYNQSGTMNFTGGTLNVGTGATTTNFVFRIQGQMPNVVINNTTNNKTASLSNQANVWGNLTVNPGTTLNLANTAPVSANTLLMIGPSLINNGAIVVNTNNTGTVNFAAGLQQVGVPYAQTYLGSGTFGTAAVRVGAFSVQSPLGVTLDPGVSNLNIYRINAFYGVVTNSAKLANGAGDTVALVIQRGATGIAFAAGGLDVAPTFNIGSGGLTLVYAQSAAMMTTGPEVPVSRSILSFQLSNPTGVTVSGGALTCTGATNCLLLQGGTLNTDATNLFTVGNTTAAALSGGSALTYVNGPLARTLPASLAAAATYTFPVGKSSFKMLELVNPTTNAGGTAVVQVEVFDANPGGTAGTGFTSINTNRYWSATLTAGAANFTNATVRLTEQGTPAVNAIGQSATLAGAYNSIGGAVTAPTIGPSTTTVTALDFFVVGTLTGSSTLCGNFTVGSGGAYPTLTAAVAALNSSLMTCAVTFTLTDNTYAAETYPIQINPNGGASAANTLTIKPGVGATPTFVGSATTALIILNGADYVTIDGSNSVGGSSRNMSLQNTNTGTSSAVIWGQTVGTNDPATNNTIKNLNIAGNAPTTTLVGIGFGSSTIGSASLGSRNDNNRVQNNAITSLQFGVYSQGASSATKNVGTVITGNTLGGAGALALGRAGIYVGFDDGVQVTNNTVNGVTSSLSSSDVFGIALGTIAISNSAFSTNDDVANAVVTGNIVGSVTQTATYSAAGISLGTNNYGTSLIANNSVYGVVSNGTTGDFCVGIYVGNAGTAYATTQVYYNSVSMVGNRDTGGATNQPAFALAVLGANPKVDIRNNALYNISTAGTGGAGGNAGSYAIGLSSTAPFNNITSNYNDLFTSGGSSHFAMAGSLSSIVVDVATLAAWQSTVGKDANSISVDPLFNSSTVLQPQLGSPLLNAGTPVAVTIDITGATRSVTAPTLGAYEAAADTAPPVITYATLGNTTSTANRLLSILVTDSSGVPTAGAGLPVLYFRKGLSGAYSASQCAFVSGSSYDCTFNYALIGGVVTGDTVQYYVAAQDTPANVTTNPLTGAAGFTASPPAAATPPTTPNSYLIAVALTGNKTVCASGCDFTTLTGATGIFNAINTNVATGNITIEIGGDLIVGEDGSVALNALAEEPVGSNFTVKIYPVGAPRAITSTTAPTGGFIRLNGADRVTLDGSIGGTGTDRSLTITESNTGSTSAVIWLQSNGSDGATNNTIKNLNVVGNSNTTTAIGIGSGGSTVGTSSLGTGNNSNTIQNNSISKVQYGIYSQGASAAAKNTGTVITQNVMTTVSPDNVSKGGIWLGFEDGVQVTRNAIDGITQSSSPDVFGIALGLSSISTTSFTGNEVTNATVTKNVIGKVTNTGTFSAVGISLVSATSGTSLIANNFIYGVGANGTSGDFGAGIFLGGGAGSTTRVYANSVSMTGTLTGGSYPNYGLAIGGTDPVVDVRDNVFYNTMANGTGVSFAIGTASSTYANLTSNYNDLFVTAGGGTFKVGKVGSLSQGSGTELTALGDWQTTTGKDANSLTVDPLFTSPTDLHLQLTSPMLQAGTALASVTDDIDGDPRPASAPDIGADEIVQNADLSITKTDGVTSVVQGGTATYTITASNAGPSAASGSLVTDTFPAACTSVNWTCTPSGGATCTASGSGNISDTVNIPVGDSVVYTAACAVSPSATGSLANTATVAAPAGITDPTPGNNSATDTDSIVVLADLSITKTDGVTSATPGGSVTYTITVGNAGPIAEPAAAVADTFPVACTSVSYTSAAAGGATGNTAAGAGNIADTLNLPVGASVTYTATCNISGSASGSLSNTATVTGSLSDPNLSDNSATDIDGLGAVADVSITKTDGSATEVPGTPVTYTITATNAGPSPAPSVTIADTFAGTLSGCSTTCIGSGGATCTAGPVSGNLNDSANLPSGGSVTYTATCNIASSASGTLVNTATATVGGSVTDPNPGNNTATDTDTLNGSADVSITKTDGSATEVPGTPVTYTIVASNAGPSAASSVTVADTFAGTLSGCSTTCIGSGGATCAAGPVSGNLNDTANLPVGGSATYTATCNIASNATGTLANTATATVGGGATDPTPGNNSATDTDTLNASADVSITKTDGSASEVPGTPVTYTITVSNAGPSAASSVTVADTFAATLSGCSTTCVASGGASCAAGPVSGNLNDAASVPVGGSAVYTATCNIAANATGTLANTATATVGGGATDPTPGNNSATDTDTLGASANLGITKTDGVTTATAGGSVTYTIVASNAGPSNAPSSVVTDTFPSSLTCSTTCSGSGGGTCTAGPFSTNINDTVNLPSGASVTYTSVCTVAVNATGSIRNTATVATGSGVTDPTPSNNSATDEDVIPGTALFSDGFETGNTSRWGGAQTLFHAYQVLSVSGSTIEAGYDLAGLPGFAFESSAIAEVAGEGGQAMFRLVARRTDANAAVELSLEVVGGGSSAWVAASGSQLRFDWTAGSAGHVALAIDGRLALWVDGFATSATPATLELRRSE; translated from the coding sequence ATGAATCGTCCATCCCCGCGCCGCTCCGTCTCGTACCTGACTCTCGCGATTCCCATTGCCCTGGCCCTGGCGCTGCTCGGAGGTGCCTCGGTTCAGGGACAGATTCTCCCGAATGAGGAGCCCATCGCTTCGGCGCAGCCAGAGCAGTCGCTGATGGAGAACCCGAACCCTCTCGGGCGCATCGAGAAGCCGGAACCCTCGCGATGGCGGTTGCCCGAGGTTGCCATCGCTTGTGCAGGTGGCGGCGGACCGTGGAGCTCCGCGTCCACGTGGTCGCCGAGCAGCGTCCCCACGAGCGCCGATAGCGTCACCGTGACGAGCGGCTGTTCGGTGACGATCGATTCCGCAGCGAGCGCGCTCAGCGTGACGGTCCAGTCGGGCGGCTTGCTCGAGTTCGATTCCACGACAGCGCGAACTCTCACCGTCGCCCAAACGGTCACGATAGATGTGGGCGGGACCTTTCAGACAGCGTCCACCGGAGCGATCACTTCTCATCAGCTGAGCATCGGCGGCGATCTCGTCAACAACGGTACGCTCGACTTCAGCACCAATGGGAACACCGCGGGAGCTGGAATTGCCTTCACCGGCGCCGGAAACAGCACCTTCGGCGGCGCGGGCGCCACGACGGACATTCGGGCGCTGACCATCAACAAAGGTACCTCCTTCGCCAACATCCTCGAGCTCAACCCCTCGACCTTCTCGGTCCAAGGGACGACTTCGGACGGAGCTCCGATGGCGTTCCTGACGCTGACCAATGGAACCTTCAAGGTCTCCGGCACCTTCACGCTTGCCGGACGCGTCTTCACCGCTACGGCCTACACCATTCCGACGACCGGTGGCATCTGGCTCAACAACCCGAACTTCACGGTGTCGGGCCAAACCGCCTCGCCGACCAACAACGGCTTGCTGCGGTTGAGCAATGGCACCTACAACGTCGGTACCGCGAGCGGCAACTCGATGGGCGCCGGCACCGGCGCGTTCTTCATCATCGAGGGCGGAACGCTGAACGTGGCCGGTCGGTTGAACAGCGGCAACACCTTCATCACCTACACCCAGTCGGGTGGAACGGTCAACGTGAGCACGGTCGGCAACGCGGCGACCACGCCATCGTTCGGATTCACGGGCGGAACCGGCGTGGTGACCAACTTCTCCGGGGGCGCGATCAACCTGGTCCAGGCGAGCACCAACGGGACGCCGGTCGACTACAACCAGAGCGGCACGATGAACTTCACCGGTGGCACGCTCAATGTAGGGACCGGTGCCACGACGACCAACTTCGTCTTCCGCATTCAGGGCCAGATGCCCAACGTGGTGATCAACAACACCACGAACAACAAGACCGCGAGTTTGAGCAATCAGGCCAATGTCTGGGGCAACCTTACGGTAAACCCGGGCACGACTCTGAATCTCGCGAACACGGCCCCGGTGAGTGCGAACACTCTCTTGATGATCGGCCCGTCGCTCATCAACAACGGCGCGATCGTGGTCAACACGAATAACACCGGAACCGTCAACTTCGCCGCCGGCCTGCAACAGGTCGGGGTGCCGTATGCCCAGACCTATCTGGGCAGCGGGACATTCGGCACAGCGGCCGTGCGCGTCGGGGCGTTTTCCGTCCAGAGCCCGTTGGGTGTCACGCTCGACCCGGGAGTGTCGAACCTCAACATCTACCGGATCAACGCCTTCTACGGGGTGGTCACGAATTCCGCCAAGCTTGCGAACGGGGCAGGCGACACCGTGGCCCTGGTGATCCAGCGAGGTGCGACCGGCATCGCCTTTGCGGCGGGCGGCCTCGACGTGGCACCGACCTTCAACATTGGCTCGGGCGGCCTGACGCTGGTGTATGCCCAGTCCGCGGCGATGATGACCACGGGACCGGAGGTTCCGGTCTCGCGCAGCATCCTGAGCTTCCAGCTGTCCAATCCGACGGGTGTGACGGTCTCCGGCGGTGCCTTGACCTGCACGGGGGCTACGAACTGTCTTCTGCTCCAGGGTGGAACCCTAAACACCGACGCGACCAATCTGTTCACGGTGGGCAACACCACTGCGGCCGCGCTCTCTGGTGGGTCGGCGCTGACCTACGTCAACGGCCCGCTGGCGCGTACGCTCCCCGCCAGCCTCGCCGCCGCCGCGACCTACACCTTCCCGGTGGGCAAGAGCAGCTTCAAGATGCTCGAGCTGGTGAACCCGACGACGAACGCCGGTGGCACGGCGGTCGTGCAGGTCGAGGTCTTCGACGCCAACCCAGGCGGCACTGCGGGCACGGGTTTCACCAGCATAAATACCAACCGGTACTGGTCCGCGACCCTGACCGCGGGCGCGGCGAACTTCACCAACGCTACGGTGCGCCTGACGGAGCAGGGCACGCCGGCCGTCAACGCCATCGGCCAATCCGCCACCCTGGCCGGGGCCTACAACAGCATCGGCGGTGCGGTCACGGCCCCGACTATTGGCCCCAGCACCACCACCGTCACCGCGCTCGACTTCTTCGTCGTCGGCACCTTGACCGGATCCTCGACGCTGTGCGGGAACTTCACGGTCGGTAGCGGCGGTGCCTATCCGACCCTGACGGCGGCCGTGGCGGCGCTCAATAGCAGCCTCATGACGTGCGCGGTCACCTTCACGCTGACGGACAACACCTACGCCGCGGAGACCTACCCGATCCAGATCAACCCCAACGGCGGGGCCAGCGCGGCCAACACCCTGACCATCAAGCCGGGCGTGGGAGCGACTCCCACCTTCGTCGGCTCGGCGACCACCGCCCTGATCATCCTCAACGGCGCCGACTACGTGACGATCGACGGCTCGAACAGCGTGGGCGGCAGCAGCCGGAACATGAGCCTGCAGAACACGAACACCGGCACGTCGAGCGCCGTCATTTGGGGGCAGACGGTCGGGACCAACGATCCGGCGACCAACAACACGATCAAGAACCTGAACATCGCCGGCAATGCCCCGACGACGACGTTGGTGGGAATCGGCTTCGGCAGCAGCACCATCGGCAGCGCCAGCCTCGGCTCGCGCAATGACAACAATCGCGTCCAGAACAACGCGATTACGTCGCTGCAGTTCGGTGTGTATTCCCAGGGCGCGAGCAGCGCGACCAAGAACGTCGGCACGGTGATCACGGGCAACACGCTCGGCGGTGCGGGAGCGCTCGCACTGGGTCGGGCAGGAATCTACGTCGGCTTCGACGACGGCGTGCAGGTGACGAACAACACGGTCAACGGCGTCACGTCCAGCCTGTCGTCTTCCGACGTCTTCGGTATCGCGCTGGGTACCATCGCGATTTCCAACTCGGCATTCAGCACCAACGACGACGTCGCGAACGCTGTCGTGACGGGCAACATCGTCGGCTCGGTCACTCAGACCGCCACCTACTCGGCGGCCGGAATCTCGCTGGGCACGAACAACTACGGCACCAGCCTGATCGCGAACAATTCGGTCTACGGCGTGGTGAGCAACGGGACCACCGGCGACTTCTGCGTGGGCATCTACGTGGGGAATGCGGGGACCGCCTATGCCACGACACAGGTCTACTACAACTCCGTCTCGATGGTCGGCAACCGCGATACGGGTGGGGCGACCAACCAGCCGGCATTCGCACTGGCCGTCCTGGGTGCGAATCCCAAGGTCGACATCCGCAACAACGCGCTCTACAACATCTCGACGGCCGGCACCGGCGGCGCGGGCGGCAACGCGGGCAGCTACGCGATCGGCCTAAGCTCGACGGCCCCGTTCAACAACATCACGAGCAACTACAACGACCTCTTCACCAGCGGCGGATCGTCGCACTTCGCGATGGCCGGAAGCCTAAGCAGCATTGTTGTCGACGTAGCGACCCTCGCAGCCTGGCAGTCGACCGTGGGCAAGGACGCCAATTCGATCTCGGTCGATCCGCTGTTCAACTCGTCGACCGTCCTGCAGCCGCAGCTCGGCTCGCCGCTGCTCAACGCCGGAACCCCGGTTGCGGTGACGATCGACATCACTGGGGCGACCCGCAGCGTCACGGCGCCCACCCTCGGCGCGTACGAGGCAGCCGCGGACACGGCGCCGCCGGTGATCACCTACGCCACCCTCGGCAACACGACCAGTACGGCGAACCGGCTGCTGTCGATCCTGGTGACCGACAGCTCCGGCGTGCCCACCGCCGGTGCCGGGCTGCCGGTTCTCTACTTCCGCAAGGGCTTGTCTGGCGCCTACTCGGCCAGCCAGTGTGCCTTCGTGAGCGGAAGCTCCTACGACTGCACCTTCAACTACGCCCTGATCGGTGGTGTGGTGACGGGCGACACGGTTCAGTATTACGTGGCGGCGCAGGACACCCCGGCCAACGTAACGACGAACCCGCTGACCGGGGCTGCCGGATTCACGGCGAGCCCGCCGGCCGCGGCGACTCCGCCTACGACGCCGAACAGCTACCTGATCGCCGTGGCGCTCACCGGCAACAAGACGGTCTGTGCCTCGGGATGCGATTTCACCACGCTCACGGGTGCGACCGGCATCTTCAACGCGATCAACACGAACGTGGCCACCGGCAACATCACCATCGAGATCGGCGGTGACCTGATCGTCGGCGAGGACGGCTCGGTGGCGCTCAATGCGCTCGCCGAGGAGCCGGTCGGCAGCAACTTCACGGTCAAGATCTACCCGGTCGGAGCGCCGCGGGCGATCACCAGCACGACGGCACCGACCGGCGGGTTCATCCGTCTCAACGGCGCCGACCGGGTGACCCTCGACGGTTCGATCGGCGGCACCGGGACGGACCGCAGCCTGACCATCACCGAGTCCAACACCGGCTCGACCTCTGCGGTGATCTGGCTCCAGAGCAACGGCTCGGATGGTGCCACGAACAACACGATCAAGAACCTGAACGTGGTGGGAAATAGCAACACCACGACGGCGATCGGTATCGGTTCGGGTGGCTCGACCGTGGGCACTTCCAGCCTCGGCACCGGCAACAACAGCAACACGATCCAGAACAACAGCATCAGCAAGGTGCAGTACGGCATCTACTCGCAGGGCGCCAGCGCCGCGGCCAAGAACACCGGGACGGTGATCACCCAGAACGTGATGACCACGGTCTCACCCGACAACGTGAGCAAGGGCGGAATCTGGCTCGGGTTCGAAGACGGTGTGCAGGTGACGCGGAACGCGATCGATGGGATCACGCAGAGCAGCTCACCGGACGTCTTCGGAATTGCGCTGGGCTTGTCTTCGATCTCGACCACGAGTTTCACCGGCAACGAGGTCACGAATGCGACGGTGACGAAGAACGTGATCGGGAAGGTGACCAACACCGGCACGTTCTCCGCGGTGGGAATCAGCTTGGTGTCCGCCACTTCCGGCACGAGCTTGATCGCCAACAACTTCATCTACGGTGTTGGTGCGAACGGAACGTCAGGCGACTTCGGTGCGGGCATCTTCCTCGGAGGAGGTGCCGGATCCACCACTCGCGTCTACGCCAACTCGGTGTCGATGACCGGGACGCTCACGGGGGGCTCCTATCCGAACTATGGCCTGGCGATCGGAGGAACCGACCCGGTCGTCGACGTCCGGGACAACGTGTTCTACAACACCATGGCCAACGGCACGGGTGTCAGCTTCGCGATCGGCACTGCCTCGTCCACTTACGCGAACCTGACCTCCAACTACAACGACCTGTTCGTGACCGCCGGCGGTGGCACGTTCAAGGTGGGTAAGGTCGGCAGCCTCTCACAGGGAAGCGGCACGGAGCTGACGGCTCTCGGAGATTGGCAGACCACGACCGGGAAGGACGCGAACTCCCTGACCGTGGATCCGCTCTTCACCTCGCCCACCGATCTTCATCTCCAGCTGACGAGCCCGATGCTTCAGGCCGGTACGGCCCTCGCGTCGGTCACCGACGACATCGACGGCGACCCGCGTCCGGCGTCCGCGCCCGACATCGGTGCCGACGAAATCGTCCAGAACGCCGACCTGTCGATCACCAAGACCGACGGCGTGACCTCGGTGGTGCAGGGCGGCACGGCCACCTACACGATCACCGCTTCGAACGCCGGACCGAGCGCGGCTTCGGGCTCGTTGGTGACCGATACCTTCCCGGCGGCTTGTACCAGCGTGAACTGGACCTGCACGCCGTCCGGCGGGGCGACCTGCACGGCGTCCGGCAGCGGCAACATCAGTGACACGGTGAACATCCCCGTCGGCGACAGCGTCGTCTACACCGCGGCGTGCGCGGTGAGCCCGTCGGCAACCGGGTCGCTCGCCAACACCGCCACCGTGGCAGCTCCGGCCGGGATCACCGATCCCACGCCGGGCAACAACTCGGCGACCGACACGGACTCGATCGTCGTCCTCGCCGATCTCTCGATCACCAAGACGGACGGCGTCACCTCGGCGACGCCGGGTGGCTCGGTGACCTACACGATCACCGTGGGCAACGCCGGCCCGATCGCGGAACCGGCGGCGGCCGTGGCTGACACCTTCCCGGTGGCCTGTACGAGCGTGAGCTACACCAGCGCGGCGGCGGGTGGTGCGACGGGAAACACGGCGGCGGGCGCCGGCAACATCGCCGACACGCTGAACCTGCCGGTGGGGGCGAGCGTCACCTACACGGCAACCTGCAACATCAGCGGCAGTGCGAGCGGCTCGCTGTCGAACACGGCGACGGTCACCGGGAGCCTCTCGGATCCGAACCTCTCCGACAACTCGGCGACCGACATCGACGGACTCGGTGCGGTGGCCGACGTCAGCATCACCAAGACCGACGGCTCGGCGACGGAAGTGCCGGGAACGCCGGTGACGTACACCATCACGGCGACGAACGCCGGCCCGAGCCCGGCGCCGAGCGTGACGATCGCTGACACCTTCGCCGGGACGCTCTCGGGCTGTTCGACGACCTGCATCGGGTCCGGCGGAGCGACCTGCACCGCCGGTCCGGTGAGCGGCAACCTCAACGACTCGGCGAACCTGCCGTCGGGCGGCTCGGTGACCTACACCGCCACCTGCAACATCGCCAGCAGTGCCTCCGGCACCCTCGTCAACACGGCGACGGCGACGGTGGGCGGCTCGGTCACCGATCCGAACCCGGGCAACAACACGGCGACCGACACCGACACCCTGAACGGCTCGGCCGACGTGTCGATCACCAAGACGGACGGCTCGGCGACGGAGGTCCCCGGCACGCCGGTGACCTACACGATCGTCGCGTCGAACGCCGGTCCGAGCGCAGCCTCGAGCGTGACGGTGGCGGACACCTTCGCCGGAACGCTCTCGGGCTGCTCGACGACCTGCATCGGGTCCGGCGGAGCAACCTGCGCCGCCGGTCCGGTGAGCGGCAACCTCAACGACACCGCCAACCTCCCGGTCGGCGGTTCGGCGACCTACACCGCGACCTGCAACATCGCGTCGAACGCCACCGGCACGTTGGCCAACACGGCGACGGCGACGGTGGGCGGTGGCGCCACCGACCCGACGCCGGGCAACAACTCGGCGACGGACACCGACACCCTGAACGCTTCGGCGGACGTCTCGATCACCAAGACGGACGGCTCGGCGAGCGAGGTGCCGGGCACGCCGGTGACGTACACGATCACGGTGAGCAACGCCGGTCCGAGCGCGGCCTCGAGCGTCACGGTGGCGGATACCTTCGCCGCGACGCTGTCGGGTTGCTCGACGACCTGCGTGGCGTCGGGTGGTGCGAGCTGTGCAGCCGGCCCGGTGAGCGGCAACCTCAACGACGCCGCCAGCGTTCCGGTCGGCGGCTCGGCGGTCTACACCGCCACCTGTAACATCGCGGCGAATGCCACCGGCACGTTGGCCAACACGGCGACGGCGACGGTGGGTGGCGGCGCGACCGACCCGACGCCGGGGAACAACTCGGCGACCGACACCGACACCCTCGGCGCTTCGGCGAACCTGGGGATCACCAAGACGGACGGGGTGACCACGGCGACGGCGGGCGGCTCGGTGACCTACACGATCGTCGCGAGCAACGCCGGGCCCAGCAACGCGCCGAGCTCGGTGGTTACCGACACGTTCCCGTCGAGTCTCACCTGCTCGACGACCTGCAGTGGCTCCGGCGGCGGCACCTGCACCGCCGGACCGTTCAGCACCAACATCAACGACACGGTCAACCTGCCGTCGGGCGCGAGCGTGACCTACACCTCGGTCTGCACGGTCGCCGTCAACGCCACGGGCTCGATCCGCAACACGGCGACGGTGGCGACGGGCAGCGGAGTGACGGATCCGACGCCGAGCAACAACAGCGCGACGGACGAGGACGTGATTCCGGGGACGGCGCTCTTCTCGGACGGCTTCGAGACGGGCAACACCTCGCGGTGGGGCGGGGCGCAGACGCTCTTCCACGCCTACCAGGTGCTGAGTGTCAGCGGCAGCACGATCGAGGCCGGGTATGACCTCGCCGGACTGCCGGGCTTCGCGTTCGAATCGAGCGCGATCGCCGAGGTGGCCGGTGAGGGCGGTCAGGCGATGTTCCGCCTGGTCGCTCGTCGCACGGACGCCAACGCGGCGGTCGAGCTGAGTCTCGAAGTGGTGGGCGGTGGCTCGTCGGCGTGGGTGGCCGCGAGCGGCAGCCAGCTCCGCTTCGACTGGACCGCCGGCAGCGCAGGGCACGTCGCCCTCGCCATCGACGGACGCCTCGCCCTGTGGGTCGACGGCTTCGCGACCAGCGCGACGCCGGCGACCCTCGAGCTGCGGCGCAGCGAGTAA